In Pecten maximus chromosome 10, xPecMax1.1, whole genome shotgun sequence, one genomic interval encodes:
- the LOC117335952 gene encoding GATA zinc finger domain-containing protein 14-like, which translates to MSTPNSNNYSNTSTPNNNNNNNSNTSTPNNNPNNNSNTSTPNNNPNNNSNTSTPFSNNYSNTSIPNSNKNNNSNTSTPNSNNNSNTSTPNSNNNNNTSTLNNNNNNNSNTSTLNNNNNNNSNTSTPNNNSNTSTPYSNNNSNTSTPNNNNYSNTSTPNSNNYSNTSTPNNNSNNNSKTSTPNNNSNNNSNTSTPNNNPNNNSNTSIPNSNNNNNSNTSTPNTNNYSNTSTPNNNPNNNSNTSTPNPNNNSNTSIPNSNNNNNSNTSTPNTNNYSNTSTPNNNPNNYSNTSTPNNNNNSNTSTPNTNNNSKTSIPYSNNNSNTSIPNSNNNSNNNSNTSTPNSNPNNNSNTSTPNSNNYSNTSTPNNNNNNNSNTSTPNPNNNSNTSTPNPNNNSKTSTPNPNNNSNTSTPNPNNNSNTSTPNSNNNNNSNTSTPNSNPNNNSNTSTPNPNNNSNTSTPNSNNNSNTSNPHFSPDNNKRVKLGAIDINTLSDILDVHIQNCRQHVMTTERTLPTYDASPSGICGMHFVHFS; encoded by the coding sequence ATGTCGACCCCTAACTCTAACAATTACAGCAATACGTCGACCcctaacaataacaataacaataacagcAATACGTCGACCCCTAACAATAACCCTAACAATAACAGCAATACGTCGACCCCTAACAATAACCCTAACAATAACAGCAATACGTCGACCCCTTTCTCTAACAATTACAGTAATACGTCGATCCCTAACtctaacaaaaacaataacagcAATACGTCGACCCCTAACTCTAACAATAACAGCAATACGTCGACCCCTAACTCtaacaataacaacaatacGTCGACCcttaacaataacaataacaataacagcAATACGTCGACCcttaacaataacaataacaataacagcAATACGTCGACCCCTAACAATAACAGCAATACGTCGACCCCTTACTCTAACAATAACAGCAATACGTCGACCCCTAACAATAACAATTACAGCAATACGTCGACCCCTAACTCTAACAATTACAGCAATACGTCGACCCCTAACAATAATTCTAACAATAACAGCAAAACGTCGACCCCTAACAATAACTCTAACAATAACAGCAATACGTCGACCCCTAACAATAACCCTAACAATAACAGCAATACGTCGATCCCTAACtctaacaataacaataacagcAATACGTCGACCCCTAACACTAACAATTACAGCAATACGTCGACCCCTAACAATAACCCTAACAATAACAGCAATACGTCgacccctaaccctaacaatAACAGCAATACGTCGATCCCTAACtctaacaataacaataacagcAATACGTCGACCCCTAACACTAACAATTACAGCAATACGTCGACCCCTAACAATAACCCTAACAATTACAGCAATACGTCGACCcctaacaataacaataacagcAATACGTCGACCCCTAACACTAACAATAACAGCAAAACGTCGATCCCTTACTCTAACAATAACAGCAATACGTCGATCCCTAACTCTAACAATAACTCTAACAATAACAGCAATACGTCGACCCCTAACTCTAACCCTAACAATAACAGCAATACGTCGACCCCTAACTCTAACAATTACAGCAATACGTCGACCcctaacaataacaataacaataacagcAATACGTCgacccctaaccctaacaatAACAGCAATACGTCgacccctaaccctaacaatAACAGCAAAACGTCgacccctaaccctaacaatAACAGCAATACGTCgacccctaaccctaacaatAACAGCAATACGTCGACCCCTAACtctaacaataacaataacagcAATACGTCGACCCCTAACTCTAACCCTAACAATAACAGCAATACGTCgacccctaaccctaacaatAACAGCAATACGTCGACCCCTAACTCTAACAATAACAGCAATACGTCGAACCCTCACTTTAGCCCAGACAATAACAAACGGGTTAAATTGGGAGCTATAGATATAAACACTCTTTCTGATATACTCGATGTACACATTCAGAATTGCCGACAACATGTAATGACAACAGAGCGTACATTGCCTACTTACGACGCTTCCCCTTCCGGGATTTGTGGAATGCATTTCGTGCACTTTTCCTAG